A DNA window from Ranitomeya imitator isolate aRanImi1 chromosome 2, aRanImi1.pri, whole genome shotgun sequence contains the following coding sequences:
- the MYOCD gene encoding myocardin isoform X2, with protein MTLLGCEQSLLIRSKFRSALKSPAAFQEQRKNLERAKSDEYLKHKVRSRPETSNPIDMHILQESSAEGSAQAAQMKLKRARLADDLNERIALRPGPLELVEKNIIPLESTVKEVMKGNSANYSKPVDAFAFEEDSSNDESPDQERSNDSQGTSSSSPQETKNMDDNSSPDSGSAQNHTQENENDPQDDGAHQSHPCSLHPEDQLSTTGHAAPNSAAVKTKSTTDSKNRHKKPKDIKPKVKKLKYHQYIPPDQKAEKSPPPMDSAYARLLQQQQLFLQLQILSQQQHQHFNYQGMHHSHHKQPNEQMTRNSNTTMVTSPSLSPVKTTFSGQGNMSCMKPGLLPSNLDDLKVSELRQQLRIRGLPVSGTKTSLMERLRPFQECSSNTVPTFSEITTVTFPVTPNNSGFQSHPSGGVISNGFYQFGSTSSTPPISPASSDLSVNGSLPDTFSDGPISSPQYGLHPSPIHLSAEDSLMSSINSGNYQIELEGMDTEKDKMLVEKQKVINELTWKLQQEQRQVEELRLQLQKRKGNCGSLDKAPPSQHFFGVHIKQEKVSSCPFSSNQMSMKPQANIVSEKHGSCTTQPMPCLMNNHCMEASNPNSIMSSTFLSPQCSPQHSPIGTTNSPQHISLPPSPNNHYLLSVSPSSQGDTCSVSPQVNHRINTTQNTSSSVCYSPNQNTLQPPYIDQSENKQSIKDRVPPKSSSVLGKQTRSQQMDELLDVLIESGEMPANAKDERSCGQKLNQLSVSTGNPSVTTSNPHLPYENCSNNDNHLEVLLSTHSPMGRPNEIPLLKIGNDDPHFERVIDGFSGKSSEEMLETSLSPMETQLSPSSVDSNGLQHLSFTESPWETMEWLDLTPPSSATGLGSLTTTGPSIFNTDFLDVTDLNLNNTMDLHLEQW; from the exons CCCTCAAAAGTCCAGCTGCATTCCAGGAGCAGAGGAAAAACTTGGAGCGAGCCAAG AGTGATGAATATTTGAAGCACAAGGTCAGAAGCAGGCCAGAAACGTCCAATCCTATAGATATGCACATTTTACAAG AATCATCTGCTGAAGGTTCGGCTCAGGCAGCCCAAATGAAACTGAAAAGGGCCCGACTTGCAGATGACCTCAACGAAAGGATTGCCCTCAGACCAGGCCCATTAGAACTTGTGGAAAAGAATATCATTCCTCTGGAATCTACTGTGAAGGAGGTCATGAAAG GCAATTCAGCGAATTACTCTAAACCCGTGGATGCCTTTGCTTTTGAAGAAGACAGCAGCAACGACGAGTCCCCTGATCAAGAGAGAAGCAATGACTCTCAGGGAACTTCATCTTCATCTCCGCAAGAGACCAAAAATATGGATGACAATAGTTCTCCAGACTCTGGTTCAGCACAG AATCATACCCAAGAAAATGAAAATGACCCGCAAGACGATGGCGCACACCAGAGTCATCCCTGTTCTCTGCACCCAGAAGATCAATTGTCTACAACAGGACATGCCGCCCCTAATTCTGCGGCAGTAAAG ACCAAGTCTACCACAGATTCCAAAAACCGGCACAAGAAACCTAAAGACATCAAGCCCAAAGTGAAAAAGCTAAAATATCATCAATACATTCCTCCGGACCAAAAGGCTGAGAAGTCTCCTCCACCTATGGACTCTGCTTATGCGAGGCTCCTACAACAGCAGCAACTCTTCCTTCAACTGCAGATATTAAGCCAACAGCAACATCAACATTTCAACTACCAAGGCATGCACCACTCGCATCACAA ACAGCCAAATGAACAAATGACTCGAAACTCCAACACGACCATGGTTACTAGTCCTTCACTGTCTCCAGTGAAGACCACGTTCTCTGGACAAGGAAATATGTCTTGTATGAAACCAGGTCTACTGCCTTCTAATCTGGATGATTTGAAA GTATCAGAATTGAGACAACAGCTAAGAATACGTGGCTTGCCGGTATCTGGTACAAAGACCTCACTGATGGAACGACTACGACCCTTTCAGGAGTGCAGCAGTAATACTGTCCCAACATTTAGTGAAATCACCACTGTCACTTTTCCCGTTACTCCAAATAACTCGGGCTTCCAATCCCACCCATCAGGAGGAGTAATTTCTAATGGATTTTATCAGTTCGGTAGCACCAGTTCCACTCCACCAATATCCCCAGCCTCTTCAGATCTCTCTGTCAATGGTTCCTTACCTGATACCTTCAGTGATGGACCAATTTCTTCTCCTCAGTATGGTCTCCACCCTTCACCTATTCACCTAAGTGCTGAGGACAGTCTAATGAGCAGCATCAACAGTGGTAACTACCAAATAGAACTGGAAGGCATGGATACTGAGAAAGACAAAATGTTGGTGGAAAAGCAGAAGGTCATCAATGAGTTGACCTGGAAGCTTCAGCAAGAGCAAAGACAAGTTGAGGAACTTAGGCTGCAACTGCAGAAGCGAAAAGGGAATTGTGGTTCTCTCGACAAGGCTCCTCCAtctcaacacttttttggagtacATATCAAGCAAGAAAAAGTCTCCAGCTGTCCCTTTTCATCTAATCAAATGTCCATGAAACCCCAGGCAAACATTGTATCTGAAAAACATGGATCATGTACAACACAACCAATGCCTTGTCTGATGAACAACCATTGCATGGAAGCGTCcaacccaaattccatcatgtcttCCACTTTTCTCAGTCCTCAATGTTCTCCACAACATTCTCCCATTGGAACTACAAATAGTCCACAGCACATCAGTTTACCCCCATCTCCCAATAACCACTACCTGTTATCTGTATCTCCGAGTTCACAAGGAGACACATGTAGTGTGTCACCACAAGTCAACCATCGTATTAACACAACACAG AATACTTCGAGTTCTGTCTGCTACTCTCCAAACCAGAACACTCTACAGCCACCCTACATTGATCAATCGGAAAACAAGCAGAGTATCAAAGATCGAGTCCCACCAAAAAGTTCATCAGTTTTAGGAAAG CAAACAAGGAGTCAACAGATGGATGAACTTCTTGATGTCCTGATTGAAAGTGGAG AAATGCCAGCCAATGCCAAAGATGAAAGGTCATGTGGGCAAAAGCTCAATCAGTTGAGTGTGTCAACTGGAAACCCAAGCGTGACCACCTCAAACCCTCATCTTCCATATGAAAACTGTTCGAACAATGACAACCATCTTGAAGTCTTACTCAGCACTCATAGCCCCATGGGAAGACCTAATGAAATACCACTGCTTAAAATTGGAAACGATGATCCACACTTTGAGCGTGTGATTGATGGGTTTTCTGGAAAAAGTTCTGAGGAAATGTTAGAAACTTCTCTATCTCCCATGGAGACCCAATTGTCCCCATCATCTGTAGACAGCAATGGCCTTCAGCATCTGAGTTTTACTGAATCGCCTTGGGAGACCATGGAGTGGTTGGACTTAACACCACCAAGTTCCGCCACAGGCTTGGGGTCGCTGACCACTACTGGTCCTAGTATCTTCAACACTGATTTTCTTGATGTAACAGATCTCAACTTAAACAATACAATGGACCTGCACTTAGAACAATGGTAA
- the MYOCD gene encoding myocardin isoform X1 — MTLLGCEQSLLIRSKFRSALKSPAAFQEQRKNLERAKSDEYLKHKVRSRPETSNPIDMHILQESSAEGSAQAAQMKLKRARLADDLNERIALRPGPLELVEKNIIPLESTVKEVMKGNSANYSKPVDAFAFEEDSSNDESPDQERSNDSQGTSSSSPQETKNMDDNSSPDSGSAQNHTQENENDPQDDGAHQSHPCSLHPEDQLSTTGHAAPNSAAVKTKSTTDSKNRHKKPKDIKPKVKKLKYHQYIPPDQKAEKSPPPMDSAYARLLQQQQLFLQLQILSQQQHQHFNYQGMHHSHHKQPNEQMTRNSNTTMVTSPSLSPVKTTFSGQGNMSCMKPGLLPSNLDDLKVSELRQQLRIRGLPVSGTKTSLMERLRPFQECSSNTVPTFSEITTVTFPVTPNNSGFQSHPSGGVISNGFYQFGSTSSTPPISPASSDLSVNGSLPDTFSDGPISSPQYGLHPSPIHLSAEDSLMSSINSGNYQIELEGMDTEKDKMLVEKQKVINELTWKLQQEQRQVEELRLQLQKRKGNCGSLDKAPPSQHFFGVHIKQEKVSSCPFSSNQMSMKPQANIVSEKHGSCTTQPMPCLMNNHCMEASNPNSIMSSTFLSPQCSPQHSPIGTTNSPQHISLPPSPNNHYLLSVSPSSQGDTCSVSPQVNHRINTTQNTSSSVCYSPNQNTLQPPYIDQSENKQSIKDRVPPKSSSVLGKINDLQPSPQAGQKIPTPGTNFTNATSSVSKQLPSYEDAVRQQTRSQQMDELLDVLIESGEMPANAKDERSCGQKLNQLSVSTGNPSVTTSNPHLPYENCSNNDNHLEVLLSTHSPMGRPNEIPLLKIGNDDPHFERVIDGFSGKSSEEMLETSLSPMETQLSPSSVDSNGLQHLSFTESPWETMEWLDLTPPSSATGLGSLTTTGPSIFNTDFLDVTDLNLNNTMDLHLEQW, encoded by the exons CCCTCAAAAGTCCAGCTGCATTCCAGGAGCAGAGGAAAAACTTGGAGCGAGCCAAG AGTGATGAATATTTGAAGCACAAGGTCAGAAGCAGGCCAGAAACGTCCAATCCTATAGATATGCACATTTTACAAG AATCATCTGCTGAAGGTTCGGCTCAGGCAGCCCAAATGAAACTGAAAAGGGCCCGACTTGCAGATGACCTCAACGAAAGGATTGCCCTCAGACCAGGCCCATTAGAACTTGTGGAAAAGAATATCATTCCTCTGGAATCTACTGTGAAGGAGGTCATGAAAG GCAATTCAGCGAATTACTCTAAACCCGTGGATGCCTTTGCTTTTGAAGAAGACAGCAGCAACGACGAGTCCCCTGATCAAGAGAGAAGCAATGACTCTCAGGGAACTTCATCTTCATCTCCGCAAGAGACCAAAAATATGGATGACAATAGTTCTCCAGACTCTGGTTCAGCACAG AATCATACCCAAGAAAATGAAAATGACCCGCAAGACGATGGCGCACACCAGAGTCATCCCTGTTCTCTGCACCCAGAAGATCAATTGTCTACAACAGGACATGCCGCCCCTAATTCTGCGGCAGTAAAG ACCAAGTCTACCACAGATTCCAAAAACCGGCACAAGAAACCTAAAGACATCAAGCCCAAAGTGAAAAAGCTAAAATATCATCAATACATTCCTCCGGACCAAAAGGCTGAGAAGTCTCCTCCACCTATGGACTCTGCTTATGCGAGGCTCCTACAACAGCAGCAACTCTTCCTTCAACTGCAGATATTAAGCCAACAGCAACATCAACATTTCAACTACCAAGGCATGCACCACTCGCATCACAA ACAGCCAAATGAACAAATGACTCGAAACTCCAACACGACCATGGTTACTAGTCCTTCACTGTCTCCAGTGAAGACCACGTTCTCTGGACAAGGAAATATGTCTTGTATGAAACCAGGTCTACTGCCTTCTAATCTGGATGATTTGAAA GTATCAGAATTGAGACAACAGCTAAGAATACGTGGCTTGCCGGTATCTGGTACAAAGACCTCACTGATGGAACGACTACGACCCTTTCAGGAGTGCAGCAGTAATACTGTCCCAACATTTAGTGAAATCACCACTGTCACTTTTCCCGTTACTCCAAATAACTCGGGCTTCCAATCCCACCCATCAGGAGGAGTAATTTCTAATGGATTTTATCAGTTCGGTAGCACCAGTTCCACTCCACCAATATCCCCAGCCTCTTCAGATCTCTCTGTCAATGGTTCCTTACCTGATACCTTCAGTGATGGACCAATTTCTTCTCCTCAGTATGGTCTCCACCCTTCACCTATTCACCTAAGTGCTGAGGACAGTCTAATGAGCAGCATCAACAGTGGTAACTACCAAATAGAACTGGAAGGCATGGATACTGAGAAAGACAAAATGTTGGTGGAAAAGCAGAAGGTCATCAATGAGTTGACCTGGAAGCTTCAGCAAGAGCAAAGACAAGTTGAGGAACTTAGGCTGCAACTGCAGAAGCGAAAAGGGAATTGTGGTTCTCTCGACAAGGCTCCTCCAtctcaacacttttttggagtacATATCAAGCAAGAAAAAGTCTCCAGCTGTCCCTTTTCATCTAATCAAATGTCCATGAAACCCCAGGCAAACATTGTATCTGAAAAACATGGATCATGTACAACACAACCAATGCCTTGTCTGATGAACAACCATTGCATGGAAGCGTCcaacccaaattccatcatgtcttCCACTTTTCTCAGTCCTCAATGTTCTCCACAACATTCTCCCATTGGAACTACAAATAGTCCACAGCACATCAGTTTACCCCCATCTCCCAATAACCACTACCTGTTATCTGTATCTCCGAGTTCACAAGGAGACACATGTAGTGTGTCACCACAAGTCAACCATCGTATTAACACAACACAG AATACTTCGAGTTCTGTCTGCTACTCTCCAAACCAGAACACTCTACAGCCACCCTACATTGATCAATCGGAAAACAAGCAGAGTATCAAAGATCGAGTCCCACCAAAAAGTTCATCAGTTTTAGGAAAG ATAAATGATTTACAGCCATCTCCCCAGGCAGGTCAAAAGATTCCCACCCCCGGCACGAATTTCACTAATGCAACCTCGTCAGTTTCCAAGCAGCTTCCCTCCTACGAGGATGCAGTCAGACAG CAAACAAGGAGTCAACAGATGGATGAACTTCTTGATGTCCTGATTGAAAGTGGAG AAATGCCAGCCAATGCCAAAGATGAAAGGTCATGTGGGCAAAAGCTCAATCAGTTGAGTGTGTCAACTGGAAACCCAAGCGTGACCACCTCAAACCCTCATCTTCCATATGAAAACTGTTCGAACAATGACAACCATCTTGAAGTCTTACTCAGCACTCATAGCCCCATGGGAAGACCTAATGAAATACCACTGCTTAAAATTGGAAACGATGATCCACACTTTGAGCGTGTGATTGATGGGTTTTCTGGAAAAAGTTCTGAGGAAATGTTAGAAACTTCTCTATCTCCCATGGAGACCCAATTGTCCCCATCATCTGTAGACAGCAATGGCCTTCAGCATCTGAGTTTTACTGAATCGCCTTGGGAGACCATGGAGTGGTTGGACTTAACACCACCAAGTTCCGCCACAGGCTTGGGGTCGCTGACCACTACTGGTCCTAGTATCTTCAACACTGATTTTCTTGATGTAACAGATCTCAACTTAAACAATACAATGGACCTGCACTTAGAACAATGGTAA
- the MYOCD gene encoding myocardin isoform X3: MHILQESSAEGSAQAAQMKLKRARLADDLNERIALRPGPLELVEKNIIPLESTVKEVMKGNSANYSKPVDAFAFEEDSSNDESPDQERSNDSQGTSSSSPQETKNMDDNSSPDSGSAQNHTQENENDPQDDGAHQSHPCSLHPEDQLSTTGHAAPNSAAVKTKSTTDSKNRHKKPKDIKPKVKKLKYHQYIPPDQKAEKSPPPMDSAYARLLQQQQLFLQLQILSQQQHQHFNYQGMHHSHHKQPNEQMTRNSNTTMVTSPSLSPVKTTFSGQGNMSCMKPGLLPSNLDDLKVSELRQQLRIRGLPVSGTKTSLMERLRPFQECSSNTVPTFSEITTVTFPVTPNNSGFQSHPSGGVISNGFYQFGSTSSTPPISPASSDLSVNGSLPDTFSDGPISSPQYGLHPSPIHLSAEDSLMSSINSGNYQIELEGMDTEKDKMLVEKQKVINELTWKLQQEQRQVEELRLQLQKRKGNCGSLDKAPPSQHFFGVHIKQEKVSSCPFSSNQMSMKPQANIVSEKHGSCTTQPMPCLMNNHCMEASNPNSIMSSTFLSPQCSPQHSPIGTTNSPQHISLPPSPNNHYLLSVSPSSQGDTCSVSPQVNHRINTTQNTSSSVCYSPNQNTLQPPYIDQSENKQSIKDRVPPKSSSVLGKINDLQPSPQAGQKIPTPGTNFTNATSSVSKQLPSYEDAVRQQTRSQQMDELLDVLIESGEMPANAKDERSCGQKLNQLSVSTGNPSVTTSNPHLPYENCSNNDNHLEVLLSTHSPMGRPNEIPLLKIGNDDPHFERVIDGFSGKSSEEMLETSLSPMETQLSPSSVDSNGLQHLSFTESPWETMEWLDLTPPSSATGLGSLTTTGPSIFNTDFLDVTDLNLNNTMDLHLEQW; the protein is encoded by the exons ATGCACATTTTACAAG AATCATCTGCTGAAGGTTCGGCTCAGGCAGCCCAAATGAAACTGAAAAGGGCCCGACTTGCAGATGACCTCAACGAAAGGATTGCCCTCAGACCAGGCCCATTAGAACTTGTGGAAAAGAATATCATTCCTCTGGAATCTACTGTGAAGGAGGTCATGAAAG GCAATTCAGCGAATTACTCTAAACCCGTGGATGCCTTTGCTTTTGAAGAAGACAGCAGCAACGACGAGTCCCCTGATCAAGAGAGAAGCAATGACTCTCAGGGAACTTCATCTTCATCTCCGCAAGAGACCAAAAATATGGATGACAATAGTTCTCCAGACTCTGGTTCAGCACAG AATCATACCCAAGAAAATGAAAATGACCCGCAAGACGATGGCGCACACCAGAGTCATCCCTGTTCTCTGCACCCAGAAGATCAATTGTCTACAACAGGACATGCCGCCCCTAATTCTGCGGCAGTAAAG ACCAAGTCTACCACAGATTCCAAAAACCGGCACAAGAAACCTAAAGACATCAAGCCCAAAGTGAAAAAGCTAAAATATCATCAATACATTCCTCCGGACCAAAAGGCTGAGAAGTCTCCTCCACCTATGGACTCTGCTTATGCGAGGCTCCTACAACAGCAGCAACTCTTCCTTCAACTGCAGATATTAAGCCAACAGCAACATCAACATTTCAACTACCAAGGCATGCACCACTCGCATCACAA ACAGCCAAATGAACAAATGACTCGAAACTCCAACACGACCATGGTTACTAGTCCTTCACTGTCTCCAGTGAAGACCACGTTCTCTGGACAAGGAAATATGTCTTGTATGAAACCAGGTCTACTGCCTTCTAATCTGGATGATTTGAAA GTATCAGAATTGAGACAACAGCTAAGAATACGTGGCTTGCCGGTATCTGGTACAAAGACCTCACTGATGGAACGACTACGACCCTTTCAGGAGTGCAGCAGTAATACTGTCCCAACATTTAGTGAAATCACCACTGTCACTTTTCCCGTTACTCCAAATAACTCGGGCTTCCAATCCCACCCATCAGGAGGAGTAATTTCTAATGGATTTTATCAGTTCGGTAGCACCAGTTCCACTCCACCAATATCCCCAGCCTCTTCAGATCTCTCTGTCAATGGTTCCTTACCTGATACCTTCAGTGATGGACCAATTTCTTCTCCTCAGTATGGTCTCCACCCTTCACCTATTCACCTAAGTGCTGAGGACAGTCTAATGAGCAGCATCAACAGTGGTAACTACCAAATAGAACTGGAAGGCATGGATACTGAGAAAGACAAAATGTTGGTGGAAAAGCAGAAGGTCATCAATGAGTTGACCTGGAAGCTTCAGCAAGAGCAAAGACAAGTTGAGGAACTTAGGCTGCAACTGCAGAAGCGAAAAGGGAATTGTGGTTCTCTCGACAAGGCTCCTCCAtctcaacacttttttggagtacATATCAAGCAAGAAAAAGTCTCCAGCTGTCCCTTTTCATCTAATCAAATGTCCATGAAACCCCAGGCAAACATTGTATCTGAAAAACATGGATCATGTACAACACAACCAATGCCTTGTCTGATGAACAACCATTGCATGGAAGCGTCcaacccaaattccatcatgtcttCCACTTTTCTCAGTCCTCAATGTTCTCCACAACATTCTCCCATTGGAACTACAAATAGTCCACAGCACATCAGTTTACCCCCATCTCCCAATAACCACTACCTGTTATCTGTATCTCCGAGTTCACAAGGAGACACATGTAGTGTGTCACCACAAGTCAACCATCGTATTAACACAACACAG AATACTTCGAGTTCTGTCTGCTACTCTCCAAACCAGAACACTCTACAGCCACCCTACATTGATCAATCGGAAAACAAGCAGAGTATCAAAGATCGAGTCCCACCAAAAAGTTCATCAGTTTTAGGAAAG ATAAATGATTTACAGCCATCTCCCCAGGCAGGTCAAAAGATTCCCACCCCCGGCACGAATTTCACTAATGCAACCTCGTCAGTTTCCAAGCAGCTTCCCTCCTACGAGGATGCAGTCAGACAG CAAACAAGGAGTCAACAGATGGATGAACTTCTTGATGTCCTGATTGAAAGTGGAG AAATGCCAGCCAATGCCAAAGATGAAAGGTCATGTGGGCAAAAGCTCAATCAGTTGAGTGTGTCAACTGGAAACCCAAGCGTGACCACCTCAAACCCTCATCTTCCATATGAAAACTGTTCGAACAATGACAACCATCTTGAAGTCTTACTCAGCACTCATAGCCCCATGGGAAGACCTAATGAAATACCACTGCTTAAAATTGGAAACGATGATCCACACTTTGAGCGTGTGATTGATGGGTTTTCTGGAAAAAGTTCTGAGGAAATGTTAGAAACTTCTCTATCTCCCATGGAGACCCAATTGTCCCCATCATCTGTAGACAGCAATGGCCTTCAGCATCTGAGTTTTACTGAATCGCCTTGGGAGACCATGGAGTGGTTGGACTTAACACCACCAAGTTCCGCCACAGGCTTGGGGTCGCTGACCACTACTGGTCCTAGTATCTTCAACACTGATTTTCTTGATGTAACAGATCTCAACTTAAACAATACAATGGACCTGCACTTAGAACAATGGTAA
- the MYOCD gene encoding myocardin isoform X4 gives MPPLKSPAAFQEQRKNLERAKSDEYLKHKVRSRPETSNPIDMHILQESSAEGSAQAAQMKLKRARLADDLNERIALRPGPLELVEKNIIPLESTVKEVMKGNSANYSKPVDAFAFEEDSSNDESPDQERSNDSQGTSSSSPQETKNMDDNSSPDSGSAQNHTQENENDPQDDGAHQSHPCSLHPEDQLSTTGHAAPNSAAVKTKSTTDSKNRHKKPKDIKPKVKKLKYHQYIPPDQKAEKSPPPMDSAYARLLQQQQLFLQLQILSQQQHQHFNYQGMHHSHHKQPNEQMTRNSNTTMVTSPSLSPVKTTFSGQGNMSCMKPGLLPSNLDDLKVSELRQQLRIRGLPVSGTKTSLMERLRPFQECSSNTVPTFSEITTVTFPVTPNNSGFQSHPSGGVISNGFYQFGSTSSTPPISPASSDLSVNGSLPDTFSDGPISSPQYGLHPSPIHLSAEDSLMSSINSGNYQIELEGMDTEKDKMLVEKQKVINELTWKLQQEQRQVEELRLQLQKRKGNCGSLDKAPPSQHFFGVHIKQEKVSSCPFSSNQMSMKPQANIVSEKHGSCTTQPMPCLMNNHCMEASNPNSIMSSTFLSPQCSPQHSPIGTTNSPQHISLPPSPNNHYLLSVSPSSQGDTCSVSPQVNHRINTTQNTSSSVCYSPNQNTLQPPYIDQSENKQSIKDRVPPKSSSVLGKINDLQPSPQAGQKIPTPGTNFTNATSSVSKQLPSYEDAVRQQTRSQQMDELLDVLIESGEMPANAKDERSCGQKLNQLSVSTGNPSVTTSNPHLPYENCSNNDNHLEVLLSTHSPMGRPNEIPLLKIGNDDPHFERVIDGFSGKSSEEMLETSLSPMETQLSPSSVDSNGLQHLSFTESPWETMEWLDLTPPSSATGLGSLTTTGPSIFNTDFLDVTDLNLNNTMDLHLEQW, from the exons ATGCCTC CCCTCAAAAGTCCAGCTGCATTCCAGGAGCAGAGGAAAAACTTGGAGCGAGCCAAG AGTGATGAATATTTGAAGCACAAGGTCAGAAGCAGGCCAGAAACGTCCAATCCTATAGATATGCACATTTTACAAG AATCATCTGCTGAAGGTTCGGCTCAGGCAGCCCAAATGAAACTGAAAAGGGCCCGACTTGCAGATGACCTCAACGAAAGGATTGCCCTCAGACCAGGCCCATTAGAACTTGTGGAAAAGAATATCATTCCTCTGGAATCTACTGTGAAGGAGGTCATGAAAG GCAATTCAGCGAATTACTCTAAACCCGTGGATGCCTTTGCTTTTGAAGAAGACAGCAGCAACGACGAGTCCCCTGATCAAGAGAGAAGCAATGACTCTCAGGGAACTTCATCTTCATCTCCGCAAGAGACCAAAAATATGGATGACAATAGTTCTCCAGACTCTGGTTCAGCACAG AATCATACCCAAGAAAATGAAAATGACCCGCAAGACGATGGCGCACACCAGAGTCATCCCTGTTCTCTGCACCCAGAAGATCAATTGTCTACAACAGGACATGCCGCCCCTAATTCTGCGGCAGTAAAG ACCAAGTCTACCACAGATTCCAAAAACCGGCACAAGAAACCTAAAGACATCAAGCCCAAAGTGAAAAAGCTAAAATATCATCAATACATTCCTCCGGACCAAAAGGCTGAGAAGTCTCCTCCACCTATGGACTCTGCTTATGCGAGGCTCCTACAACAGCAGCAACTCTTCCTTCAACTGCAGATATTAAGCCAACAGCAACATCAACATTTCAACTACCAAGGCATGCACCACTCGCATCACAA ACAGCCAAATGAACAAATGACTCGAAACTCCAACACGACCATGGTTACTAGTCCTTCACTGTCTCCAGTGAAGACCACGTTCTCTGGACAAGGAAATATGTCTTGTATGAAACCAGGTCTACTGCCTTCTAATCTGGATGATTTGAAA GTATCAGAATTGAGACAACAGCTAAGAATACGTGGCTTGCCGGTATCTGGTACAAAGACCTCACTGATGGAACGACTACGACCCTTTCAGGAGTGCAGCAGTAATACTGTCCCAACATTTAGTGAAATCACCACTGTCACTTTTCCCGTTACTCCAAATAACTCGGGCTTCCAATCCCACCCATCAGGAGGAGTAATTTCTAATGGATTTTATCAGTTCGGTAGCACCAGTTCCACTCCACCAATATCCCCAGCCTCTTCAGATCTCTCTGTCAATGGTTCCTTACCTGATACCTTCAGTGATGGACCAATTTCTTCTCCTCAGTATGGTCTCCACCCTTCACCTATTCACCTAAGTGCTGAGGACAGTCTAATGAGCAGCATCAACAGTGGTAACTACCAAATAGAACTGGAAGGCATGGATACTGAGAAAGACAAAATGTTGGTGGAAAAGCAGAAGGTCATCAATGAGTTGACCTGGAAGCTTCAGCAAGAGCAAAGACAAGTTGAGGAACTTAGGCTGCAACTGCAGAAGCGAAAAGGGAATTGTGGTTCTCTCGACAAGGCTCCTCCAtctcaacacttttttggagtacATATCAAGCAAGAAAAAGTCTCCAGCTGTCCCTTTTCATCTAATCAAATGTCCATGAAACCCCAGGCAAACATTGTATCTGAAAAACATGGATCATGTACAACACAACCAATGCCTTGTCTGATGAACAACCATTGCATGGAAGCGTCcaacccaaattccatcatgtcttCCACTTTTCTCAGTCCTCAATGTTCTCCACAACATTCTCCCATTGGAACTACAAATAGTCCACAGCACATCAGTTTACCCCCATCTCCCAATAACCACTACCTGTTATCTGTATCTCCGAGTTCACAAGGAGACACATGTAGTGTGTCACCACAAGTCAACCATCGTATTAACACAACACAG AATACTTCGAGTTCTGTCTGCTACTCTCCAAACCAGAACACTCTACAGCCACCCTACATTGATCAATCGGAAAACAAGCAGAGTATCAAAGATCGAGTCCCACCAAAAAGTTCATCAGTTTTAGGAAAG ATAAATGATTTACAGCCATCTCCCCAGGCAGGTCAAAAGATTCCCACCCCCGGCACGAATTTCACTAATGCAACCTCGTCAGTTTCCAAGCAGCTTCCCTCCTACGAGGATGCAGTCAGACAG CAAACAAGGAGTCAACAGATGGATGAACTTCTTGATGTCCTGATTGAAAGTGGAG AAATGCCAGCCAATGCCAAAGATGAAAGGTCATGTGGGCAAAAGCTCAATCAGTTGAGTGTGTCAACTGGAAACCCAAGCGTGACCACCTCAAACCCTCATCTTCCATATGAAAACTGTTCGAACAATGACAACCATCTTGAAGTCTTACTCAGCACTCATAGCCCCATGGGAAGACCTAATGAAATACCACTGCTTAAAATTGGAAACGATGATCCACACTTTGAGCGTGTGATTGATGGGTTTTCTGGAAAAAGTTCTGAGGAAATGTTAGAAACTTCTCTATCTCCCATGGAGACCCAATTGTCCCCATCATCTGTAGACAGCAATGGCCTTCAGCATCTGAGTTTTACTGAATCGCCTTGGGAGACCATGGAGTGGTTGGACTTAACACCACCAAGTTCCGCCACAGGCTTGGGGTCGCTGACCACTACTGGTCCTAGTATCTTCAACACTGATTTTCTTGATGTAACAGATCTCAACTTAAACAATACAATGGACCTGCACTTAGAACAATGGTAA